Proteins co-encoded in one Astyanax mexicanus isolate ESR-SI-001 chromosome 1, AstMex3_surface, whole genome shotgun sequence genomic window:
- the LOC111195199 gene encoding mucin-5AC encodes MPQKYREHLFGRARKSKQHFLHILYLCFFLPLVPQVGGYFMSKSKAVLQGCSDHWTLQDSWAMPLQFQMTVCVDVRVVTPGEWTAFTYTSPRSPYYDLALQGDDSALYAWLLGVKHRFSGQLELGRWYRLCLRRDARRDSFSLEVSGNPDPQQRTVIARTIPPTGTLLLGCQPRNASPGATQATVELYLFRVWDDVSEHGACEEGTVVGWDSRMWGITRPQARVLDDTLQCGMLSLLRHSRIKREVERPTVTASTNARDFASSLAPFLSTLALISSITNAPQQQANGITATISTSTSASPTTTITSPTTTVVTVTTTSGMTSPTTTTAAASSSTTTTTPATISSTTSTLGTTTSTPTTTATTISTRANAANTAPPATVATITSASTSSTTTATATSSSLLPTATSSSSGIVAIVRSTNASSAATTATSPPTTAPPSLPAPSLTTKAFYYWMFVSVEVTAAGTSKSTTDVQDWFSDLFRPACEFDVVVLSSSTEVGMNLNLSASALCQNSSTVELQVIKVSCKDITDFRKTNCTVLVQLNQSTDTCTIKQILQQKSGNSSLHVKLLGAVKRAGRNLCLDGSMLPPGDGFVLCNDSVPASETCDSCSYDNRSFNPNDMTEDQTLYCDNKPQYSCNCSSFCSDSGAFYGFSLNISSPNVTFRDIKDKITQLGSSCNSTVLPSLCNVSSQYLGVHIQCHGNDTRLYSCLVALQLSQRLEVCTVSEALAAFLQSTTLFTYDGTLSRLALCGIPNDGARSLLNANLTWGSANTSANQICALNQPSIGTNFTCDKGQVLSVILNESCTVPYNFETSSRQMPNITSNTATHSTGTLAQTVSEISSTSPVNSTVTPLDSTGRPTGPVATSFNTPAISSINSTVKEPSDKATTPSTTVPLASTSKSVVTTSNTKATSTNSVVTSISSTTVEHTSTALSPSSTVALSSTPTQLRATTTPPGPLAILSDTNGTVIGAGSTASSPSTTVTLSVTVTPSHPMMTLSSATATSSNSVVTSDQSTVIGAVSTASSPSTTVTVTQLSPTLTPSSATATSSNSVVASDKSTVIGAVSTASSSSTTATLSGTVTPSVTPPPTVTPSSATATSSYAVFTSVKSTLAGLGSTALSPSTTATLSGKVTPSPPKVTPSDAKATSSNSVVTSVKSTVIGAGSTISSSSTSATLSGRVTTSQSTVTPSSATITSSHSVVTSVNTATPSNSVVTSINSTMVEAGSAASSPSTIGTLTGTVTPSHSTVTPSIATATSSNSVITSGKSTVIGPDSTTSSSSTPVTVTTSHPTVTVSGTSATYSNSTVKGPDSTASSPSTTSTLSGTVTTSHPTMTQSSATATSSNSVVTSINSTIIGAVSTASSPSTPVTVTPSHPTVTVSGTTATSSNSTVPGTLSSASSPSTAASLSGADTTSHLTVTPSSATATSSNSVVTSDKSTVPVPSSTASSPSTTVKLSGTVTSSHPMVTLPIATTTPSNSVVTSDKSSVVGAGSTTSSSSTTATLSGTVTPSHPTVTPSSTTATSSNSVVTSINSTIIGAVSTASSPSTTATVTSHPTVTVQRT; translated from the exons TGGGGGGCTACTTCATGAGCAAGTCCAAGGCTGTTCTGCAGGGCTGCTCGGACCACTGGACGCTGCAGGACAGCTGGGCGATGCCGCTGCAATTCCAGATGACTGTGTGCGTGGACGTGCGTGTGGTGACCCCGGGAGAGTGGACGGCCTTCACCTATACGTCGCCCCGCTCGCCCTACTATGACCTGGCCCTGCAGGGTGACGACAGTGCCCTTTACGCCTGGCTGCTGGGGGTGAAGCACCGCTTCTCTGGGCAGCTGGAGTTGGGCCGCTGGTACCGCCTGTGCCTTCGCCGAGATGCTCGGAGAGACAGCTTCAGCCTGGAGGTCAGCGGAAACCCGGACCCTCAGCAGCGCACTGTTATCGCCCGGACCATCCCACCCACCGGGACCCTCCTGCTGGGCTGTCAGCCGCGGAACGCCTCCCCCGGGGCCACACAGGCCACTGTGGAGCTCTACCTGTTTCGGGTTTGGGACGACGTGTCGGAGCACGGGGCCTGCGAGGAAGGGACGGTCGTGGGCTGGGACTCGCGCATGTGGGGCATCACCAGACCCCAGGCCAGGGTCTTGGATGACACGTTGCAGTGCG GCATGCTCAGTCTTTTACGCCATTCGCGGATTAAACGTGAGGTAGAAAGACCAACTG TGACAGCCAGTACGAATGCCCGAGATTTCGCCTCATCTCTAG CTCCATTTCTCTCCACACTGGCCTTGATATCGTCTATAACGAACGCCCCTCAGCAGCAAG CAAATGGCATCACTGCCACTATTTCTACATCTACAAGTGCTTCTCCTACTACAACCATTACTTCACCTACTACTACTGTTGTAACTGTAACAACTACCTCTGGAATGACTAGCCCCACTACCACAACTGCTGCTGCTTCTAGttccaccactactactactccAGCTACAATATCATCTACAACTTCAACTCTTGGCACTACCACGTCTACTCCTACTACCACAGCTACCACCATATCCACTAGAGCTAACGCCGCCAATACAGCTCCACCTGCAACTGTTGCTACCATTACTAGTGCTTCCACAAGTTCTACTACCACAGCGACAGCCACAAGCTCAAGTCTACTTCCAACTGCTACTTCTAGTAGCAGTGGCATAGTTGCCATAGTTAGGTCCACAAATGCTTCTTCTGCAGCCACTACAGCTACAAGTCCTCCTACAACGGCTCCACCAAGTCTACCTGCACCTTCACTTACTACCAAAG cATTTTACTATTGGATGTTTGTCAGTGTTGAGGTGACAGCAGCAGGAACCAGTAAAAGCACCACAGACGTCCAGGACTGG TTTTCAGACCTTTTCAGGCCTGCATGTGAATTTGATGTTGTTGTGCTAAGCTCGTCAACCGAGGTCGGCATGAATTTAAACCTAAGCGCTTCTGCGTTATGCCAAAATAGCTCCACAGTTGAACTGCAG GTCATCAAAGTGAGCTGTAAAGACATTACAGATTTCAG GAAGACCAACTGCACTgtgctggttcagttaaaccagTCCACAGACACGTGCACCATCAAGCAGATCCTCCAGCAGAAAAGCGGAAACTCCTCTCTACACGTTAAATTACTGGGAGCGGTGAAGAGAGCGG GAAGAAACCTGTGTCTGGATGGGAGTATGTTGCCCCCTGGAGATGGTTTTGTGCTCTGCAACGACTCTGTGCCTGCTTCTGAAACCTGTGATTCatg CTCATATGACAACAGAAGTTTCAACCCTAATGACATGACCGAGGACCAGACGCTGTATTGTGACA ATAAACCGCAGTACTCCTGTAACTGTAGCAGTTTCTGCAGTGACTCAG GAGCATTTTATGGATTTAGTCTGAATATCAGCAGCCCTAATGTTACATTTAGAGACATCAAGGACAAG ATTACACAACTGGGGTCTTCATGCAACTCAACTGTCCTGCC GTCTCTGTGTAATGTTTCCAGTCAGTATCTg GGTGTACACATACAGTGCCATGGGAATGACACacg GCTGTATAGCTGTTTAGTTGCACTGCAGCTCAGTCAGCGTCTAGAAGTGTGCACAGTCAGTGAGGCACTGGCAGCCTTCCTACAGTCCACGACTTTGTTCACATATGATGGCACACTCAGTAGATTAG CTCTGTGTGGAATACCCAATGATGGTGCAAGAAGTCTTTTAAACGCAAATCTCACCTGGGGCTCTGCAAACACCAGTGCTAATCAGATATGTGCACTAAACCAGCCGTCTATCGGCACCAACTTTACATG TGACAAGGGTCAGGTGCTTTCTGTGATTCTAAATGAGAGCTGCACTGTGCCATATAATTTTGAAACCAGCTCAAGGCAAATGCCAAATATCACATCtaacacagctacacacagtaCAGGTACACTAGCCCAAACTGTCAGTGAAATATCAAGTACCAGTCCAGTAAACAGCACAGTCACACCTTTAGATTCTACAGGTCGACCTACTGGTCCTGTAGCAACATCTTTTAATACACCAGCTATATCATCTATCAATAGTACTGTGAAAGAACCCAGTGACAAAGCAACAACTCCCAGTACAACTGTCCCATTGGCCAGTACATCCAAATCCGTGGTGACAACTTCCAATACTAAAGCTACATCCACCAATTCTGTGGTTACATCAATCAGTAGTACAACTGTAGAACACACCTCTACAGCATTATCTCCTAGTTCAACAGTCGCACTGTCTAGTACACCTACACAGCTCAGGGCTACAACCACACCACCTGGTCCTCTAGCAATACTTTCCGATACAAATGGTACAGTAATAGGAGCTGGCTCTACAGCATCATCTCCCAGTACAACTGTCACACTGTCTGTCACAGTCACACCATCCCATCCTATGATGACACTGTCCAGTGCCACAGCTACATCCTCTAATTCTGTGGTTACATCAGACCAAAGTACAGTAATAGGAGCTGTCTCTACAGCATCATCTCCTAGTACAACTGTCACAGTCACACAATTGTCTCCTACGTTGACACCGTCCAGTGCCACAGCTACATCCTCCAATTCTGTGGTTGCATCAGACAAAAGTACAGTAATAGGAGCTGTCTCTACAGCATCATCTTCCAGTACAACTGCCACACTGTCTGGTACAGTCACACCATCAGTTACACCGCCTCCTACAGTAACACCGTCCAGTGCCACAGCTACATCCTCCTATGCTGTTTTTACATCAGTCAAAAGTACACTCGCAGGACTTGGCTCTACAGCATTATCTCCCAGTACAACTGCCACACTGTCTGGTAAAGTCACACCATCGCCTCCTAAGGTTACACCATCCGATGCCAAAGCTACATCCTCCAATTCTGTTGTTACATCAGTCAAAAGTACAGTCATAGGAGCTGGCTCCACAATATCATCTTCCAGTACATCTGCCACACTGTCTGGTAGAGTCACAACATCCCAATCTACAGTGACACCATCCAGTGCCACAATTACATCCTCTCACTCTGTAGTTACATCAGTCAATACAGCTACACCGTCTAATTCTGTGGTTACATCAATCAACAGTACAATGGTAGAAGCTGGCTCTGCAGCATCATCTCCCAGTACAATTGGTACACTAACTGGTACAGTCACACCATCCCATTCTACAGTGACCCCATCCATTGCCACAGCTACATCCTCCAATTCTGTGATTACATCAGGCAAAAGTACAGTCATAGGACCTGACTCTACAACATCATCTTCCAGTACACCTGTCACAGTCACAACATCACATCCTACAGTGACAGTGTCCGGTACCTCAGCTACATACTCTAATTCTACAGTCAAAGGACCTGACTCTACAGCATCATCTCCCAGTACAACTTCCACACTGTCTGGTACAGTCACAACATCCCATCCTACAATGACACAATCCAGTGCCACAGCTACATCGTCTAATTCTGTGGTTACATCAATCAATAGTACAATCATAGGAGCTGTTTCTACAGCATCATCTCCTAGTACACCTGTCACAGTCACACCATCCCATCCTACAGTGACAGTGTCCGGTACCACAGCTACATCCTCCAATTCTACAGTCCCAGGAACTCTCTCTTCAGCATCATCCCCCAGTACAGCTGCCTCACTCTCTGGTGCAGACACAACATCCCATCTTACAGTGACACCATCCAGTGCCACAGCTACGTCTTCTAATTCTGTGGTTACATCAGACAAAAGTACAGTCCCAGTACCTAGCTCTACAGCATCATCTCCCAGTACAACTGTCAAACTGTCTGGTACAGTCACATCATCGCACCCTATGGTGACACTGCCTATTGCCACCACTACACCCTCTAATTCTGTGGTTACATCAGACAAAAGTTCTGTTGTAGGAGCTGGCTCCACAACATCATCTTCTAGTACAACTGCCACACTTTCTGGTACAGTCACACCATCCCATCCTACAGTGACACCATCCAGTACCACAGCTACATCCTCCAATTCTGTGGTTACATCAATCAATAGTACAATTATAGGAGCTGTCTCTACAGCATCATCTCCCAGTACAACTGCCACAGTCACATCACATCCTACAGTGACAGT TCAAAGGACCTGA